CaaacttcttttcttaaaagcaATGCAGTATATTTATACTTGTGGCAATCAAGCCCCATTCTGATTGCAGTTTCAAAAGTGGCTTGGTGATGCATTGGAAGCCACTGTCAAAGAACCCCATTATATGGTCCTATCAACAGCTGGTAAAGATGCAAAACCGTTAGTCTTTTGAGCTTCAATTTTCTCTGTGTTTACATGATCTGCAAGTTAATATTACAGTGATTGTTTGCCTGATGTTGACTGTAGTATTTCTTCTTCCCAGTTCATCGCGAATGGTATCATTGGAAGGAGTAAACAAAGATGGTTTTGTCTGGTGAGCTCCATAACTATTTctgaattatatatattctattaaaTGACATCCTTCTTGTTTCTGCAGGCACACCAACTATAGGAGTCGAAAGGCTCGTGAAATTTCTGAAAATCCTCATGCATCACTTCTCTTTTACTGGGGTCCTATAAAATGCCAGGTTAAAACAATTCCATCTTTAGCACTTCCTGCAATTTGGGAGAGCATTAATATCTAGTGTCTATTAACAATTTAACATACATGAAAATGTCCAGTGATAGCTTTACAAATCCTGTCCTGGATATGCATTCAATTACTTGAGAGTGATCTGCAGGATTGTGTTGGGTAGATGAGTTGCTGAAGAGATGTAGTTATGAACTACTATCTATGCGCAATCAGAAATTTGTTGTTTACCGTTCCCTTGTTAGAATCCAAGGTTCAGTTTATCtatgacaaaataaaaatgtaaagaGAGACAGAAAGAGGAAATCATGATTACTGTGCATACTCCCTTAAAACCTCAAATAGACATTTTCTTTATCATCATTGCATTTATTCTCTGAGATATAATTCACTGACTACATATAATGCATTTACCATTAGATAATTGTTCTTGATGTGTTTCATTACGAATTCATTTGTAGGTAAGAGTGGAGGGATTTGTGGAGCAAGTTTCTGATGAGGAATCTGAACAATACTTCCCTAGTCTTCCTCGAGATATCCAGATTAGACCAACAGTTAGCAAACAGGTTTGTCTAGTATTTTCAGCAATAGAGTTTCTAGATTCCGATACTTTGATGTTTCT
This genomic interval from Solanum stenotomum isolate F172 unplaced genomic scaffold, ASM1918654v1 scaffold33612, whole genome shotgun sequence contains the following:
- the LOC125852312 gene encoding pyridoxine/pyridoxamine 5'-phosphate oxidase 1, chloroplastic-like → MVLSTAGKDAKPSSRMVSLEGVNKDGFVWHTNYRSRKAREISENPHASLLFYWGPIKCQVRVEGFVEQVSDEESEQYFPSLPRDIQIRPTVSKQSTLIHGREVLHQQYKEFEEKYHDRTSIPRPKHWGGYRLIPEFFEFWQ